In one window of Helianthus annuus cultivar XRQ/B chromosome 17, HanXRQr2.0-SUNRISE, whole genome shotgun sequence DNA:
- the LOC110926421 gene encoding ATP-dependent zinc metalloprotease FTSH 2, chloroplastic isoform X2: MAASSACIVGNCLSTKRDLCKKLHGKQFQLSRSLHKVPKTVIRSSLNKDRHQGRRGFLKLLATPALLTSRKAIAEEQDVSNSRMSYSRFLEYLDKDRVNKVDLFENGTIAIVEAVSPELGNRVQRVRVQLPGLSQELLQKLREKNIDFAAHNAQEDSGSFLFNLIGNLAFPLILIGGLFFLSSRSGGGMGGPGGPGNPLAFGQSKAKFQMEPNTGVTFDDVAGVDEAKQDFMEVVEFLKKPERFTAVGARIPKGVLLVGPPGTGKTLLAKAIAGEAGVPFFSISGSEFVEMFVGVGASRVRDLFKKAKENAPCIVFVDEIDAVGRQRGAGIGGGNDEREQTLNQLLTEMDGFEGNTGIIVVAATNRADILDSALLRPGRFDRQVSVDVPDVRGRTEILKVHAGNKKFDKDVSLEVIAMRTPGFSGADLANLLNEAAILAGRRAKTAISSKEIDDSIDRIVAGMEGTVMTDGKSKSLVAYHEVGHAICGTLTPGHDAVQKVTLVPRGQARGLTWFIPSDDPTLISKQQLFARIVGGLGGRAAEEVIFGAPEVTTGAAGDLQQITGLAKQMVVTFGMSELGPWSLMDGSAQSQDVIMRMMARNSMSEKLAEDIDAAIKNLSDSAYEIALSHIRNNREAMDKIVEVLIEKETMSGDEFRAILSEFVEIPVENRVLPAAPSPVNV; encoded by the exons ATGGCTGCATCGTCCGCATGTATTGTTGGAAATTGTCTATCCACTAAAAGAGACTTGTGCAAGAAACTTCATGGCAAGCAATTTCAGCTTTCTCGTAGCCTTCACAAGGTTCCAAAAACCGTTATAAGATCGTCTCTTAACAAAGATCGACATCAAGGCAGAAGAGGATTCCTGAAACTATTGGCAACTCCCGCTTTGTTAACTAGCAGGAAAGCTATTGCCGAAGAACAAGATGTTTCCAACTCAAGGATGTCGTATTCTAGATTCTTGGAGTATTTAGACAAAGATAGAGTTAACAAAGTTGATTTATTTGAAAATGGAACGATAGCTATCGTCGAGGCTGTTTCTCCCGAATTGGGAAACCGCGTTCAGAGAGTTCGGGTCCAACTCCCAGGTCTCAGCCAAGAACTTCTTCAAAAGTTAAGGGAGAAAAACATCGACTTTGCAGCGCATAATGCTCAAGAGGATTCGGGTTCATTTTTGTTTAACTTAATCGGGAATCTTGCATTCCCCTTGATCTTGATCGGGGGTTTGTTCTTTTTATCGAGTCGTTCTGGAGGTGGAATGGGAGGTCCAGGTGGGCCCGGGAATCCTCTTGCGTTTGGTCAATCGAAAGCAAAGTTTCAGATGGAACCAAACACGGGTGTGACGTTTGATGACGTGGCAGGCGTAGATGAAGCAAAGCAGGATTTCATGGAGGTTGTTGAGTTTTTAAAGAAACCCGAGAGGTTTACTGCTGTTGGTGCTCGGATTCCCAAGGGTGTTCTTCTTGTGGGTCCCCCGGGAACAGGTAAAACTCTGCTGGCTAAGGCTATTGCTGGTGAAgctggtgtcccatttttctcgATTTCCGGTTCGGAATTTGTTGAGATGTTTGTTGGTGTTGGTGCCTCGAGAGTCCGGGACCTTTTCAAGAAGGCGAAAGAGAATGCACCGTGTATTGTGTTTGTTGATGAAATCGATGCGGTTGGGAGACAAAGAGGGGCGGGTATCGGAGGCGGGAATGATGAACGAGAACAAACGCTTAACCAGCTTTTGACCGAAATGGACGGGTTTGAAGGAAACACGGGTATCATTGTAGTTGCGGCTACCAACCGTGCAGACATTCTAGACTCTGCCTTATTGAGACCGGGAAGATTTGATAGACAGGTATCGGTTGATGTTCCAGATGTCCGAGGAAGAACAGAGATCTTAAAGGTTCATGCTGGCAACAAGAAGTTTGACAAGGATGTTTCTCTTGAGGTGATTGCCATGAGAACACCTGGATTTAGTGGAGCTGATCTAGCGAATCTTTTAAACGAAGCAGCTATATTGGCTGGTCGGCGTGCAAAAACTGCGATTTCTTCCAAAGAAATTGATGATTCTATTGATAGAATCGTTGCTGGAATGGAAGGAACGGTTATGACGGATGGAAAAAGCAAAAGTCTTGTAGCTTATCACGAAGTTGGCCATGCCATTTGCGG AACACTAACACCAGGGCATGATGCGGTCCAAAAGGTGACCCTAGTCCCACGTGGTCAAGCAAGAGGATTGACCTGGTTCATTCCATCAGATGACCCCACATTGATCTCCAAACAGCAACTATTTGCACGGATTGTTGGTGGTCTTGGTGGAAGAGCTGCTGAAGAAGTGATCTTCGGGGCGCCTGAGGTGACTACAGGTGCAGCTGGTGATCTCCAGCAGATCACCGGTCTGGCCAAACAG ATGGTAGTTACATTTGGCATGTCAGAACTCGGGCCATGGTCACTCATGGATGGATCTGCACAAAGTCAAGATGTTATAATGAGAATGATGGCTAGAAACTCCATGTCTGAAAAGCTTGCCGAAGACATTGATGCTGCCATTAAGAATCTTTCAGACAGCGCGTATGAAATTGCATTGAGTCATATCAGAAACAACCGCGAAGCAATGGACAAGATTGTGGAGGTTCTTATCGAGAAAGAAACAATGAGTGGTGATGAATTCCGGGCAATCCtgtctgaatttgttgaaattcCTGTTGAAAACCGGGTTCTTCCTGCGGCTCCAAGCCCTGTAAATGTATGA
- the LOC110926421 gene encoding ATP-dependent zinc metalloprotease FTSH 2, chloroplastic isoform X1 encodes MLMSRFTKIFVIDLATMAASSACIVGNCLSTKRDLCKKLHGKQFQLSRSLHKVPKTVIRSSLNKDRHQGRRGFLKLLATPALLTSRKAIAEEQDVSNSRMSYSRFLEYLDKDRVNKVDLFENGTIAIVEAVSPELGNRVQRVRVQLPGLSQELLQKLREKNIDFAAHNAQEDSGSFLFNLIGNLAFPLILIGGLFFLSSRSGGGMGGPGGPGNPLAFGQSKAKFQMEPNTGVTFDDVAGVDEAKQDFMEVVEFLKKPERFTAVGARIPKGVLLVGPPGTGKTLLAKAIAGEAGVPFFSISGSEFVEMFVGVGASRVRDLFKKAKENAPCIVFVDEIDAVGRQRGAGIGGGNDEREQTLNQLLTEMDGFEGNTGIIVVAATNRADILDSALLRPGRFDRQVSVDVPDVRGRTEILKVHAGNKKFDKDVSLEVIAMRTPGFSGADLANLLNEAAILAGRRAKTAISSKEIDDSIDRIVAGMEGTVMTDGKSKSLVAYHEVGHAICGTLTPGHDAVQKVTLVPRGQARGLTWFIPSDDPTLISKQQLFARIVGGLGGRAAEEVIFGAPEVTTGAAGDLQQITGLAKQMVVTFGMSELGPWSLMDGSAQSQDVIMRMMARNSMSEKLAEDIDAAIKNLSDSAYEIALSHIRNNREAMDKIVEVLIEKETMSGDEFRAILSEFVEIPVENRVLPAAPSPVNV; translated from the exons ATGCTTATGTCTAGATTCACTAAG ATATTCGTCATAGATCTCGCTACAATGGCTGCATCGTCCGCATGTATTGTTGGAAATTGTCTATCCACTAAAAGAGACTTGTGCAAGAAACTTCATGGCAAGCAATTTCAGCTTTCTCGTAGCCTTCACAAGGTTCCAAAAACCGTTATAAGATCGTCTCTTAACAAAGATCGACATCAAGGCAGAAGAGGATTCCTGAAACTATTGGCAACTCCCGCTTTGTTAACTAGCAGGAAAGCTATTGCCGAAGAACAAGATGTTTCCAACTCAAGGATGTCGTATTCTAGATTCTTGGAGTATTTAGACAAAGATAGAGTTAACAAAGTTGATTTATTTGAAAATGGAACGATAGCTATCGTCGAGGCTGTTTCTCCCGAATTGGGAAACCGCGTTCAGAGAGTTCGGGTCCAACTCCCAGGTCTCAGCCAAGAACTTCTTCAAAAGTTAAGGGAGAAAAACATCGACTTTGCAGCGCATAATGCTCAAGAGGATTCGGGTTCATTTTTGTTTAACTTAATCGGGAATCTTGCATTCCCCTTGATCTTGATCGGGGGTTTGTTCTTTTTATCGAGTCGTTCTGGAGGTGGAATGGGAGGTCCAGGTGGGCCCGGGAATCCTCTTGCGTTTGGTCAATCGAAAGCAAAGTTTCAGATGGAACCAAACACGGGTGTGACGTTTGATGACGTGGCAGGCGTAGATGAAGCAAAGCAGGATTTCATGGAGGTTGTTGAGTTTTTAAAGAAACCCGAGAGGTTTACTGCTGTTGGTGCTCGGATTCCCAAGGGTGTTCTTCTTGTGGGTCCCCCGGGAACAGGTAAAACTCTGCTGGCTAAGGCTATTGCTGGTGAAgctggtgtcccatttttctcgATTTCCGGTTCGGAATTTGTTGAGATGTTTGTTGGTGTTGGTGCCTCGAGAGTCCGGGACCTTTTCAAGAAGGCGAAAGAGAATGCACCGTGTATTGTGTTTGTTGATGAAATCGATGCGGTTGGGAGACAAAGAGGGGCGGGTATCGGAGGCGGGAATGATGAACGAGAACAAACGCTTAACCAGCTTTTGACCGAAATGGACGGGTTTGAAGGAAACACGGGTATCATTGTAGTTGCGGCTACCAACCGTGCAGACATTCTAGACTCTGCCTTATTGAGACCGGGAAGATTTGATAGACAGGTATCGGTTGATGTTCCAGATGTCCGAGGAAGAACAGAGATCTTAAAGGTTCATGCTGGCAACAAGAAGTTTGACAAGGATGTTTCTCTTGAGGTGATTGCCATGAGAACACCTGGATTTAGTGGAGCTGATCTAGCGAATCTTTTAAACGAAGCAGCTATATTGGCTGGTCGGCGTGCAAAAACTGCGATTTCTTCCAAAGAAATTGATGATTCTATTGATAGAATCGTTGCTGGAATGGAAGGAACGGTTATGACGGATGGAAAAAGCAAAAGTCTTGTAGCTTATCACGAAGTTGGCCATGCCATTTGCGG AACACTAACACCAGGGCATGATGCGGTCCAAAAGGTGACCCTAGTCCCACGTGGTCAAGCAAGAGGATTGACCTGGTTCATTCCATCAGATGACCCCACATTGATCTCCAAACAGCAACTATTTGCACGGATTGTTGGTGGTCTTGGTGGAAGAGCTGCTGAAGAAGTGATCTTCGGGGCGCCTGAGGTGACTACAGGTGCAGCTGGTGATCTCCAGCAGATCACCGGTCTGGCCAAACAG ATGGTAGTTACATTTGGCATGTCAGAACTCGGGCCATGGTCACTCATGGATGGATCTGCACAAAGTCAAGATGTTATAATGAGAATGATGGCTAGAAACTCCATGTCTGAAAAGCTTGCCGAAGACATTGATGCTGCCATTAAGAATCTTTCAGACAGCGCGTATGAAATTGCATTGAGTCATATCAGAAACAACCGCGAAGCAATGGACAAGATTGTGGAGGTTCTTATCGAGAAAGAAACAATGAGTGGTGATGAATTCCGGGCAATCCtgtctgaatttgttgaaattcCTGTTGAAAACCGGGTTCTTCCTGCGGCTCCAAGCCCTGTAAATGTATGA
- the LOC110920678 gene encoding probable alpha,alpha-trehalose-phosphate synthase [UDP-forming] 7 has product MQSRSYTNLLELASGNFPVMGRERERRKMMPRVMTVPGSITELDDDQASSVASDNPSSLAMDRMIIVANQLPLKSKRRVDNKGWSFSWDEESLLLRIKDGLPDEMEVLYVGSLNVDVDPIEQDDVAQVLLDRFGCVPTFLPPNLIEKFYDGFCKKQLWPLFHYMLPFSVDHGGRFDRSMWEAYVAANKLFSQKVIEVINPEDDFVWIHDYHLMVLPTFLRRRFNRLRMGFFLHSPFPSSEIYRTLPVREEILKALLNSDLIGFHTFDYARHFLSCCSRMFGLEYQSKRGYIGLDYYGRTVGIKIMPVGIHMGQIESVMKLADKEWRVAELKQQFEGKTVFLGVDDMDVFKAINLKLLAMEQLLKTHPSWQGRAVLVQIANPARGKGGIYLDEIQAEIEESCKRINDQFGKPGYQPIVYIDSPLGINERVAYYSIAECVVVTAVRDGLNLTPYEYIVCREGISGSETGSDSNEPKKSMLVVSEFIGCSPSLSGAIRVNPWNVEATAEAMNEAISMSEAEKQLRHEKHYRYVSTHNVGYWSKSFLQDMERTCADHFRKRCWGIGLGFGFRVVSLDPNFRKLSIDDIVSAYIKAKNRAILLDYDGTVMPQNSIIKTPSREVISILNTLSGDANNKVFIVSGRGRESLSKAFSPCKKLGIAAEHGYFMRWPGDVEWQTCGHSNDFGWMQMAEPVMKLYTEATDGSSIETKESALVWQYRDADPGFGFAQAKEMLDHLESVLANEPVAVKSGQYIVEVKPQEASKGLVAEKIFTSMAESGKQADFVLCIGDDRSDEDMFEIIGNAISRNMLSVNTNVFACTVGQKPSKAKYYLDDTSEVILMLENLAEATDSPVTSEDESE; this is encoded by the exons ATGCAATCGAGGTCGTATACGAATCTGTTAGAGTTGGCTTCAGGGAATTTCCCTGTAATGGGTAGAGAACGGGAGAGGCGGAAGATGATGCCGCGGGTTATGACGGTTCCCGGGAGTATTACGGAGCTTGATGATGATCAAGCTAGCAGTGTTGCATCGGATAATCCGTCTTCTCTAGCTATGGATAGGATGATCATTGTGGCGAATCAGTTGCCGTTGAAATCCAAAAGAAGGGTTGATAATAAAGGTTGGAGTTTTAGCTGGGATGAGGAGTCGTTGCTTTTGCGGATAAAAGATGGTTTACCGGACGAAATGGAGGTTTTATATGTTGGATCGTTGAATGTTGATGTTGATCCGATTGAACAAGATGATGTTGCGCAAGTTTTGTTGGATAGATTTGGATGTGTCCCGACTTTTCTTCCGCCGAATCTGATTGAAAAGTTTTATGACGGTTTTTGTAAAAAGCAGTTGTGGCCTCTTTTTCATTATATGTTACCGTTTTCTGTTGATCATGGGGGGAGATTCGATCGGTCCATGTGGGAAGCTTATGTTGCGGCAAATAAGTTATTTTCTCAAAAGGTCATCGAAGTAATCAACCCTGAAGATGACTTCGTTTGGATTCATGACTATCATTTGATGGTCTTGCCTACCTTTCTAAGAAGGCGTTTTAATCGTTTGAGAATGGGCTTTTTTCTTCATAGCCCCTTTCCCTCTTCTGAGATCTACAGGACACTTCCCGTTAGAGAAGAAATCCTCAAAGCTTTACTCAATTCCGACCTAATAGGTTTTCACACTTTTGACTATGCACGACATTTCCTTTCGTGTTGCAGCCGTATGTTTGGGTTGGAGTATCAATCAAAGAGGGGGTACATCGGGTTAGATTATTATGGAAGAACCGTTGGAATCAAGATAATGCCTGTCGGAATCCATATGGGTCAAATCGAGTCGGTGATGAAACTTGCTGACAAAGAGTGGAGAGTTGCGGAACTCAAACAACAATTCGAAGGGAAAACTGTGTTTCTCGGAGTTGATGACATGGATGTTTTTAAAGCCATTAATTTAAAGCTTTTAGCAATGGAACAATTGTTGAAAACACATCCATCGTGGCAGGGGAGAGCGGTTCTTGTGCAAATTGCAAATCCCGCTAGGGGTAAAGGCGGGATATATTTGGACGAAATACAGGCTGAGATAGAAGAAAGCTGTAAACGTATCAATGACCAATTCGGTAAGCCCGGGTATCAGCCTATCGTTTACATCGACAGCCCTCTCGGTATCAATGAACGTGTCGCTTATTACAGTATAGCCGAGTGTGTCGTCGTGACCGCCGTTCGAGATGGGTTGAATCTAACTCCTTATGAATATATCGTTTGTCGAGAGGGGATTTCCGGTTCGGAAACAGGTTCGGATTCAAACGAGCCGAAAAAGAGCATGTTGGTTGTATCGGAGTTTATCGGGTGTTCACCTTCTTTGAGTGGTGCAATTCGTGTGAACCCATGGAACGTTGAAGCGACAGCCGAGGCCATGAACGAGGCTATATCTATGAGTGAAGCCGAAAAACAGTTGAGGCATGAGAAGCATTACCGTTACGTTAGCACACATAACGTCGGTTATTGGTCGAAAAGTTTCTTGCAAGATATGGAGAGAACTTGTGCAGATCATTTCCGAAAAAGATGTTGGGGGATCGGTTTGGGATTCGGGTTCCGGGTCGTGTCGTTAGACCCTAATTTTCGGAAGCTTTCGATTGATGATATCGTTTCGGCTTATATTAAGGCTAAAAACCGGGCGATATTGTTGGATTATGATGGGACAGTGATGCCGCAAAATTCGATTATTAAGACACCGAGTAGAGAAGTTATCTCAATTCTCAATACGCTTTCGGGAGATGCAAACAATAAAGTATTTATCGTTAGTGGAAGAGGCAGAGAAAGCTTAAGCAAGGCGTTTTCTCCTTGCAAGAAGCTCGGAATTGCAGCCGAACATGGCTACTTCATGAG GTGGCCGGGAGATGTGGAATGGCAAACATGTGGTCATAGTAATGATTTTGGATGGATGCAAATGGCTGAGCCCGTGATGAAACTGTACACAGAGGCGACTGACGGTTCGTCTATTGAAACTAAGGAAAGTGCGTTGGTTTGGCAGTATCGGGATGCGGATCCAGGCTTTGGATTTGCTCAGGCGAAGGAGATGTTGGATCATCTTGAGAGTGTATTGGCAAATGAACCTGTCGCTGTCAAGAGTGGTCAATATATTGTTGAAGTCAAGCCTCAG GAAGCCAGCAAAGGTCTTGTAGCAGAGAAGATCTTCACATCAATGGCTGAAAGCGGGAAGCAGGCCGATTTTGTTCTTTGCATCGGCGATGACAGATCTGACGAGGATATGTTTGAAATTATCGGCAATGCAATCTCAAGAAACATGCTGTCTGTCAATACTAACGTCTTTGCCTGCACCGTTGGACAGAAGCCCAGCAAAGCGAAATATTACCTGGATGACACGAGCGAGGTTATATTAATGCTTGAAAACCTTGCGGAAGCTACAGACTCCCCTGTGACATCCGAAGATGAAAGCGAATGA